The Quercus lobata isolate SW786 unplaced genomic scaffold, ValleyOak3.0 Primary Assembly Scq3eQI_1903, whole genome shotgun sequence genome includes a window with the following:
- the LOC115973310 gene encoding putative receptor-like protein kinase At5g39000 — MAFSQLSETSMKGVSKLFRTSKKGTKPSPSSPLPEGLCRQFSLAEMKIATNNFNDKLLLGEGDFDSVYKGSIDDCTRIVKRLKLEDLRNEVVFVGQLHHPNLISLIGYCIDEGVNIIVYEFLVHGNLFSNLHDRLSWKQRLKICVGVARGLHYLHTGAKKTIIHGDVKAANILLDKNWEAKLSDFRLSNMLPPGFKFVEIKRDSETTLRYMDPECFITNRLTDKTDVWYCWKYSVGEKQWTSN, encoded by the coding sequence ATGGCTTTTTCTCAATTGAGTGAAACGTCAATGAAAGGTGTTTCAAAGTTATTCAGAACTTCCAAGAAGGGGACAAAACCATCACCATCTTCGCCTCTTCCTGAGGGATTATGCCGTCAATTTTCACTGGCTGAGATGAAGATTGCTACCAATAACTTCAATGATAAATTACTACTTGGTGAGGGGGATTTTGACAGTGTATATAAGGGGTCTATTGATGACTGTACCAGAATCGTAAAGCGCTTGAAACTCGAGGACTTAAGGAACGAGGTGGTGTTCGTTGGCCAGCTACACCACCCTAACCTCATCTCTCTCATCGGATATTGTATTGATGAAGGCGTGAATATCATAGTCTACGAGTTCTTGGTCCATGGAAACCTCTTCAGTAACCTCCACGATCGCCTCTCGTGGAAACAAAGACTAAAGATTTGCGTTGGAGTGGCGCGTGGACTGCACTACCTTCACACTGGGGCCAAGAAAACTATTATCCACGGTGACGTGAAGGCGGCCAACATTCTGCTGGACAAGAATTGGGAGGCCAAGTTGTCAGATTTCAGGTTGTCCAACATGCTTCCCCCGGGTTTCAAATTCGTGGAAATCAAACGGGATTCGGAAACTACTCTGAGATACATGGATCCCGAATGTTTCATTACGAATAGGCTGACCGATAAAACCGACGTGTGGTACTGTTGGAAGTACTCTGTGGGAGAGAAGCAATGGACTTCAAATTGA